In Terriglobales bacterium, the following proteins share a genomic window:
- the rplD gene encoding 50S ribosomal protein L4 produces MAKIDVVNLEGKKVGSLDLADEVFGAVNEALLYEAVKHYRAAQRAGTHATKNKKLVSGAGKKLWRQKGTGRARVGSIRSPLWRHGGTVHGPQPRSYDFQFPRKKLFGALRSALAAKFADGKLTVVESFDLKDAKTKAFRQALDKLHVEKTAVIVDGSAANANLERSARNLEGVELVARNAVHPYHLLRYDRAIFSREALEKLQESLKATAPKRKQEVA; encoded by the coding sequence ATGGCAAAGATCGACGTAGTCAATCTGGAAGGCAAGAAGGTCGGCTCGCTCGACCTCGCCGACGAAGTCTTCGGCGCGGTCAACGAGGCGCTGCTGTACGAAGCGGTGAAGCACTACCGCGCCGCGCAGCGCGCCGGCACGCACGCCACCAAGAACAAGAAGCTGGTGTCGGGCGCCGGCAAGAAGCTCTGGCGGCAGAAGGGCACCGGACGCGCCCGCGTGGGCTCCATCCGCTCGCCGCTCTGGCGCCACGGCGGCACTGTCCACGGGCCGCAGCCGCGCTCCTATGACTTCCAGTTCCCGCGCAAGAAGCTCTTCGGAGCCCTGCGCTCGGCGCTGGCGGCCAAGTTCGCCGACGGCAAGCTCACCGTGGTCGAGAGCTTCGACCTCAAGGACGCCAAGACCAAGGCCTTCCGCCAGGCGCTCGACAAGCTGCACGTCGAGAAGACCGCGGTGATCGTGGATGGCAGCGCCGCCAACGCGAACCTCGAGCGCTCGGCTCGCAACCTCGAGGGCGTCGAGCTGGTCGCGCGCAACGCTGTGCATCCCTACCACCTGCTGCGCTACGACCGCGCTATCTTCTCGCGCGAGGCGCTCGAGAAGCTGCAGGAATCGCTGAAGGCTACCGCGCCCAAGCGCAAGCAGGAGGTCGCGTAA
- the rpsJ gene encoding 30S ribosomal protein S10 — protein sequence MATNERIRIRLKAYDYRVLDQSTGEIVETARRTGAQIAGPIPLPTVKNKYCVLRSPHVDKKSREAFEIRTHKRLLDILEPTQQTVDALMKLDLPAGVDVEIKAFGKEHK from the coding sequence ATGGCAACCAACGAAAGAATCCGGATCCGGCTGAAAGCCTACGACTACCGCGTGCTCGACCAGTCCACCGGCGAGATCGTGGAGACGGCACGGCGCACCGGCGCGCAGATCGCCGGGCCCATCCCGCTACCCACGGTGAAGAACAAGTACTGCGTGCTGCGTTCGCCGCACGTGGACAAGAAGTCGCGCGAGGCGTTCGAGATCCGCACGCACAAGCGCCTGCTCGACATCCTTGAGCCCACGCAGCAGACGGTCGACGCGCTCATGAAGCTCGACCTGCCCGCCGGCGTCGACGTCGAGATCAAGGCCTTCGGCAAGGAACACAAGTAG
- the rplC gene encoding 50S ribosomal protein L3, whose protein sequence is MASINGILGKKVGMTQLFDDKGDVCPVTVLQAGPCVITQKKSANKDGYDAVQIGLVEFVKGKNVTEPMKGHFAKHNLPPVKFMKEVGVVVDGKDGQQKAEAAEGEQPAEGSLKVGDKVLVDIFQDEKYVDISGTSKGRGFAGVVRRHHFQGGPAAHGHMFQVQGSIGASSFPSRVFPNQRMSGHMGDAAVTVRNLRIRGIDLDENLLFVEGAVPGHKGAYVVINRAKRPPRERRGFAGSTTIDPLKAAKKAAAGKKK, encoded by the coding sequence ATGGCAAGCATCAACGGCATTCTCGGGAAAAAGGTCGGCATGACGCAGCTGTTCGACGACAAGGGCGACGTCTGCCCGGTCACCGTGCTGCAGGCCGGCCCGTGCGTCATCACGCAGAAGAAATCGGCGAACAAGGACGGCTACGACGCCGTGCAGATCGGCCTGGTCGAGTTCGTCAAGGGCAAGAACGTCACCGAGCCGATGAAGGGACACTTCGCCAAGCACAACCTGCCGCCGGTGAAGTTCATGAAGGAAGTCGGCGTCGTGGTCGACGGCAAGGACGGCCAGCAGAAGGCCGAGGCCGCCGAGGGCGAGCAGCCCGCCGAAGGCAGCCTGAAGGTCGGCGACAAGGTCCTGGTCGACATCTTCCAGGACGAGAAGTACGTCGACATCTCCGGCACCAGCAAGGGACGCGGTTTCGCGGGCGTCGTTCGCCGGCACCACTTCCAGGGCGGACCCGCCGCGCACGGCCACATGTTCCAGGTGCAGGGCTCGATCGGCGCGTCTTCGTTCCCGTCGCGCGTCTTCCCGAACCAGCGCATGAGCGGCCACATGGGCGACGCCGCCGTCACGGTGCGCAACCTCAGGATCCGCGGCATCGACCTCGACGAGAATCTGCTGTTCGTCGAAGGCGCGGTGCCGGGCCACAAGGGCGCGTACGTGGTGATCAACCGCGCCAAGAGGCCGCCGAGAGAGCGTCGCGGCTTCGCCGGCTCCACCACCATCGACCCGTTGAAGGCCGCCAAGAAGGCCGCTGCGGGCAAGAAGAAGTAA
- a CDS encoding 50S ribosomal protein L23, whose protein sequence is MKSAYQIIRRPIITEKGLGAKETEGTLVFEVAAKATKTEVKEAVQQIFKVKVSSVRTSNFQGKERRRGKFAGYRPDWKKAYVKLKSGEKMPEYAQNM, encoded by the coding sequence ATGAAGTCGGCCTACCAGATCATCCGCCGCCCCATCATCACGGAAAAGGGATTGGGCGCGAAAGAGACCGAAGGGACGCTCGTGTTCGAGGTCGCCGCGAAAGCGACCAAGACCGAGGTCAAGGAAGCCGTGCAGCAGATCTTCAAGGTGAAGGTCAGCTCGGTGCGCACCTCCAACTTCCAGGGCAAGGAGCGCCGCCGCGGCAAGTTCGCCGGCTATCGCCCCGACTGGAAGAAGGCGTACGTCAAGCTAAAGTCCGGCGAGAAGATGCCGGAGTACGCGCAGAACATGTAA